One Acidimicrobiia bacterium genomic window, GGCTTCGCCCTGAAGTTCTACACGTCCGAGGGCAACTACGACATGGTGGGCAACAACACGCCCATCTTCTTCCTACGCGACCCGATGAAGTTCCAGCACTTCATCCGTTCGCAGAAGCGCCGGGCCGACAACGGGCTGCGCGACCACGACATGCAGTGGGACTTCTGGACGTTGTCGCCCGAGTCGGCCCACCAGGTCACGTGGTTGATGGGCGACCGCGGCATTCCCCGGACGTGGCGGAACATGAACGGCTACTCGAGCCACACCTACATGTGGGTGAACTCCGGCGGTGAGCGGTTCTGGGTGAAGTACCACTTCAAGACCGACCAGGGCATCGACTTCCTCACCCAGGAGGAGGCCGACCGGCTCGCCGGTGAGGACGCCGACTACCACCGACGCGACCTGTTCGACGCCATCGCCGGCGGCGACCACCCGAGCTGGACCCTGAAGGTCCAGATCATGCCCTTCGACGAGGCGGCCACGTACCGGTTCAACCCGTTCGACCTGACCAAGGTGTGGTCCCACGGCGACTACCCGCTCCACGAGGTCGGACGGCTGACCCTCGACCGGAACCCCACCGACTTCCACACCGAGATCGAGCAGGCCGCGTTCGAGCCGAACAATCTCGTGCCCGGCATCGGCGTGAGCCCCGACAAGATGCTGCTCGGGCGCGTCTTCGCCTACGCGGACGCACACCGGGCCCGCATAGGGGCCAACTACAAGCAGATCCCGGTCAACAGGCCGCAGGCACCCGTCCACAGCTACAGCAAGGACGGCGCCATGCGCGTGGAGAACGTCACCGACCCGGTCTACGCCCCCAACTCGAAGGGTGGCCCGCAGGCCGATCCCGGGACGTATCCCGACGCAGCGCAGTGGGCCGCCGACGGCGACTTCGTCCACGCGGCGTACACGCTGCGGGCCGACGACGACGACTGGGGCCAGGCCGGCACGCTGGTGCGGGACGTGATGGACGACGACCAGCGTGACCGCCTGGTCGCCAACGTCTCGGGGCACCTCGCCGACGGTGTGTCGGAACCGGTCCTGCAACGGGCGTTCGAGTACTGGCGCGCCATCGACAAGGAGACCGGCGACCGGATCGCGGAGTCGATGCCCTGACCGGTACTCCCCGAAGGACTCCTCTGCCCGGCGGCGTCGTCAGGGGTTCCTCGCCGGCCGCCACATGGGTACGAGCGGGGGCGCGCCCTGCGGCACGGTGATCTCGCCGCTCACCTCGAAACCGTGGCGGCGGTAGATCGACTCGTTGCGCGGGTTCGAGCTCTCCAGGTAGGCGTCGATGCCCTGCTCGTCGAGACGCCCGGTCATGTCGCGGAGCATCGCCGACCCGTATCCCCGCCCCCGGGCGCGGGTGTGGACCCCGAACACGGCGAGGAAGAAGTGGGGGGCGCTCGGGTGGGCCCGCTCCACGGCCGCCTGGATCCGCATCGCGCGTAGCGGGAACCGGAAGGTCCGCAGCGCCGCGGGTGTCAGGCGGATGTTGTCCGACAGCGACGTCTTCCACTCGTCGATGCCCGTCCAGACGGCGACACCCTCGATGCGGCCGTCGGCCTCGAGAACGAACACCTCGTGGCCGCCCTTTCGCGTCGCGAGCCGGACGTCCGCGGTGAAGAAGGGGCGGAACCTCGCGGTCGGGTCGCGCGGGTGGTGCGCCATCCACAGCATGTTGGGATCGGCGGCGAACGCGGCGGCGAGCGCGTCACCCGCCTCTGCGGCATCGTCGACGGACGCCCGTCGTATCAGGTGCCCGGACACCGCGTCGACCGTCGGCGCCCGGCCGGGTGTCTCACACCTGCGGGTCGGGGAGCCGGGTGAGGGCGTCGTCGATTCTCTCCTGGGGGTACTCGTAGTCCTCGACGTCCCCGCTCAGGTACCGGTCGTAGGCGGCGAGGTCGAGCTGTCCGTGGCCGCAGAGCGCGGTGAGGATGACCTTCTCCTCCCCGGTCTCGATGCACGTCCTCGCCTCGTCGATGGCCGCGGCGAGGGCGTGGGTGGGCTCGGGCGCGGGCACGATGCCCTCGGTGCGTGCGAACTCGACCCCGGCCGCGAAGCACTCGGACTGGTGCCGGTTCTCCGCTGTCAGGAGGCCCAGCTCGTAGACGTGGGAGATGAGCGGCGACATGCCGTGGTAGCGCAGTCCTCCGGCGTGGATCGGGTCGGGCACGAAGTCGTGGCCGAGCGTGTGCATCTTGAGCAGCGGCGTCATGCCGGCCGTGTCGCCGAAGTCGTAGGTGTAGGTGCCCCGGGTGAGCGTGGGGCACGCCGCCGGCTCGACGGCACGGATCTCGCAGTCGAGGTTCCCGGCGAGCTTCTCGCGGATCATCGGGAAGGTGAGACCGCCGAAGTTCGAGCCGCCTCCGACGCAGCCGACGACGAGGTCGGGGGTCTCCCCCGCCATGGCCATCTGCCGGAGCGCCTCCTCGCCGATGACCGTCTGGTGCAGGAGGACGTGGTTGAGCACCGACCCGAGGGCGTAGCGCGTCGCCTCTTCGGAGGCGGCGACCTCGACGGCCTCACTGATCGCGATGCCGAGGCTGCCGGGAGTGTCGGGGTCGTCGGCGAGGATCTTGCGCCCGACCTCGGTGACCTCCGACGGGCTCGG contains:
- a CDS encoding catalase, which gives rise to GFALKFYTSEGNYDMVGNNTPIFFLRDPMKFQHFIRSQKRRADNGLRDHDMQWDFWTLSPESAHQVTWLMGDRGIPRTWRNMNGYSSHTYMWVNSGGERFWVKYHFKTDQGIDFLTQEEADRLAGEDADYHRRDLFDAIAGGDHPSWTLKVQIMPFDEAATYRFNPFDLTKVWSHGDYPLHEVGRLTLDRNPTDFHTEIEQAAFEPNNLVPGIGVSPDKMLLGRVFAYADAHRARIGANYKQIPVNRPQAPVHSYSKDGAMRVENVTDPVYAPNSKGGPQADPGTYPDAAQWAADGDFVHAAYTLRADDDDWGQAGTLVRDVMDDDQRDRLVANVSGHLADGVSEPVLQRAFEYWRAIDKETGDRIAESMP
- a CDS encoding GNAT family N-acetyltransferase, whose translation is MSGHLIRRASVDDAAEAGDALAAAFAADPNMLWMAHHPRDPTARFRPFFTADVRLATRKGGHEVFVLEADGRIEGVAVWTGIDEWKTSLSDNIRLTPAALRTFRFPLRAMRIQAAVERAHPSAPHFFLAVFGVHTRARGRGYGSAMLRDMTGRLDEQGIDAYLESSNPRNESIYRRHGFEVSGEITVPQGAPPLVPMWRPARNP
- a CDS encoding TrpB-like pyridoxal phosphate-dependent enzyme gives rise to the protein MAEPTKYLLDESDLPTRWYNLVPDLPEPPPPPLHPGTRSPLGPDDLAPLFPMGLIEQEVSAESFIEIPEEVRDVYRLWRPSPLYRAHRLEKALGTPAHIYYKYEGVSPVGSHKPNTSVPQAYYNALEGVRRLTTETGAGQWGAALAFACSLFDIDCEVWQVRASYDQKPYRKSMMEVFGATVHPSPSEVTEVGRKILADDPDTPGSLGIAISEAVEVAASEEATRYALGSVLNHVLLHQTVIGEEALRQMAMAGETPDLVVGCVGGGSNFGGLTFPMIREKLAGNLDCEIRAVEPAACPTLTRGTYTYDFGDTAGMTPLLKMHTLGHDFVPDPIHAGGLRYHGMSPLISHVYELGLLTAENRHQSECFAAGVEFARTEGIVPAPEPTHALAAAIDEARTCIETGEEKVILTALCGHGQLDLAAYDRYLSGDVEDYEYPQERIDDALTRLPDPQV